The following are encoded in a window of Roseimaritima ulvae genomic DNA:
- a CDS encoding heme-dependent oxidative N-demethylase family protein, whose amino-acid sequence MRYFPLTSDRFQHDFGVRALPAEQSVIEVTELYEEQIQQRRRLLRDDRDAYYRGDDASLPDQHEAFEWIAGQAPLPEFPQLDLLALEDEPPLLLAGQHVQEDLVLMRDDFAAGYPIVAGVVCFPSGWCIADKMGKNVWDVHQPVPEFAELAATKTVKLLRGLKTLRPVWRMNWGVRSSGELDQSPQQLARHASPAVTINAGNAGQQCWFRVERQTLTRLPGGAILFTIHTHQASVETLTTEQRAMLGGTIASCPEATLRYKGIWPFHAALLEYLG is encoded by the coding sequence ATGCGATATTTTCCTCTGACCAGCGATCGCTTTCAGCACGATTTTGGGGTCCGAGCCCTGCCGGCTGAGCAGTCGGTGATCGAAGTCACGGAGCTGTACGAGGAACAGATACAGCAGCGACGTCGGCTACTGCGAGACGACCGCGATGCCTACTACCGCGGCGACGATGCTTCCCTGCCGGACCAGCACGAAGCGTTCGAATGGATCGCCGGGCAAGCTCCCCTGCCCGAGTTTCCGCAACTCGATCTGCTGGCTCTCGAGGACGAACCACCGCTGCTGCTCGCCGGGCAGCATGTGCAAGAAGACCTGGTCTTAATGCGGGATGATTTTGCGGCAGGCTATCCGATCGTTGCCGGTGTGGTCTGTTTTCCCAGCGGTTGGTGCATCGCCGACAAGATGGGCAAAAACGTCTGGGATGTGCATCAGCCGGTGCCCGAGTTCGCGGAATTGGCGGCGACTAAAACCGTCAAGCTGTTGCGTGGATTAAAAACCCTGCGCCCCGTCTGGCGGATGAACTGGGGCGTCCGCAGCAGCGGTGAACTGGACCAGTCACCGCAACAACTGGCGCGACATGCATCGCCTGCCGTCACGATCAATGCGGGCAATGCCGGACAGCAATGCTGGTTCCGCGTCGAACGCCAAACGCTCACGCGCCTGCCCGGCGGAGCGATTTTGTTTACGATCCACACCCATCAGGCCAGTGTGGAAACGTTAACGACAGAGCAACGGGCGATGTTGGGTGGCACGATCGCCAGCTGTCCTGAGGCGACGTTGCGCTACAAAGGTATCTGGCCTTTTCATGCGGCGTTGCTGGAATACCTGGGCTGA
- a CDS encoding polyphosphate kinase 2 family protein, producing MDFYQQHIVDPDKRVRLKEIDSKIMGPFADKQEGYDFTADAVAQIQELQYRMFTESKQSLLIVLQAPDAAGKDGLIRKVLGQMNPQGCRTYPFKAPSRIERAHDFLWRIHQCTPATGMVSIFNRSHYEDVLVVRVEDLVPKSVWSQRYEIINQFEKLLAERGTRILKFYLHISLEEQLERFRERLERPEKHWKLNPADYEARDNWEAYHEAYEDVFARCSTPEAPWFIIPADRKWYRNAAVASIVLETLKRMDPQFPEVEVDLDEMRTLYERAAAR from the coding sequence ATGGATTTTTATCAGCAGCATATAGTCGATCCCGATAAGAGGGTTCGACTGAAAGAGATCGACAGCAAAATCATGGGGCCCTTTGCCGACAAGCAGGAAGGCTACGATTTTACCGCCGACGCCGTCGCTCAAATTCAGGAACTGCAATATCGGATGTTCACCGAAAGCAAGCAGTCGTTACTGATCGTGTTGCAGGCGCCCGATGCAGCGGGCAAAGACGGATTGATTCGCAAAGTGCTGGGGCAAATGAATCCACAGGGGTGCCGGACCTACCCCTTTAAGGCGCCCAGCAGAATCGAACGCGCCCACGACTTTTTGTGGCGGATCCATCAGTGCACCCCGGCCACCGGGATGGTCTCGATCTTTAACCGCTCTCACTACGAAGATGTGTTGGTCGTACGCGTCGAAGACCTGGTGCCTAAGAGTGTCTGGAGCCAGCGTTATGAAATCATCAATCAATTCGAAAAGTTGCTGGCCGAACGCGGCACCAGGATTCTCAAGTTTTATCTGCACATTAGCCTGGAAGAGCAATTGGAGCGGTTTCGCGAACGCTTGGAGCGACCGGAGAAGCATTGGAAACTGAATCCGGCGGACTACGAAGCTCGCGACAATTGGGAAGCATATCATGAGGCCTATGAAGACGTGTTTGCCCGCTGCAGCACGCCGGAGGCGCCGTGGTTTATCATTCCCGCGGACCGCAAGTGGTATCGCAACGCGGCCGTGGCCTCGATCGTGCTGGAAACGCTCAAACGTATGGACCCGCAATTTCCGGAAGTGGAAGTCGATCTTGATGAAATGCGTACACTGTACGAACGCGCGGCGGCCCGGTAG
- the tgt gene encoding tRNA guanosine(34) transglycosylase Tgt produces MTEPADPPAAASTDAASTAPFQYQCLARDVGTDARRGVFTTPHGDIQTPTFMPVGTQATVKGVTGDLLRQTTATLPDVTAQIILGNTYHLALRPGHELIRQMGGLHRFMNWDGPILTDSGGFQVFSLSALTKIDEHAAVFRSHIDGRKIELTPEHSIEIQESLGSDIAMVLDHVIALPASTEAVIDATERSVRWAQRCLNAASRPDQARFAIVQGGLDETIRAQCARDLAQHAFEGFAIGGLSVGEPPPEMYRVLSATCPHLPEEKPRYLMGVGRPIDMLEGIARGVDLFDCVMPTRNGRNGFAFTDEGPLKLRNAVHRDDPRPLEANCPCPACRHSRAYLRHLFVAGEMLGPILLTLHNLTYYQRIMHQARQAILAGTFSELLQRHRQLAGADKPEAV; encoded by the coding sequence GTGACTGAGCCCGCCGATCCGCCCGCAGCGGCTTCCACCGACGCGGCTTCCACTGCGCCGTTTCAATATCAATGTCTGGCCCGCGATGTGGGTACCGACGCGCGGCGCGGTGTGTTCACCACGCCGCACGGGGATATTCAAACGCCCACGTTTATGCCGGTCGGCACCCAGGCCACCGTCAAAGGCGTCACGGGGGATTTGCTGCGACAGACGACGGCGACTTTGCCCGACGTGACGGCTCAGATCATCCTGGGCAACACCTACCACTTGGCTTTGCGCCCTGGCCATGAGCTGATCCGGCAAATGGGCGGGCTGCACCGATTCATGAATTGGGATGGCCCGATTCTGACCGACAGCGGTGGCTTCCAGGTGTTTTCGCTCTCGGCGCTCACCAAGATCGATGAACACGCGGCCGTGTTCCGCAGCCATATCGATGGTCGCAAGATCGAGCTGACCCCGGAGCACTCGATTGAGATCCAGGAGTCGCTGGGCAGTGACATTGCGATGGTGTTGGATCACGTCATCGCGCTGCCGGCTTCCACCGAGGCGGTGATCGATGCTACTGAACGCTCGGTGCGTTGGGCGCAGCGGTGTTTGAACGCCGCTTCGCGTCCGGACCAGGCGCGGTTTGCGATCGTGCAAGGCGGTTTGGACGAGACGATTCGGGCCCAATGTGCCCGCGATCTGGCGCAGCATGCCTTTGAGGGCTTCGCTATCGGCGGATTGAGTGTCGGGGAGCCGCCGCCGGAAATGTACCGCGTGCTGTCGGCCACCTGTCCGCACCTGCCGGAGGAAAAACCTCGCTATCTAATGGGGGTGGGCCGGCCGATCGATATGCTCGAAGGCATCGCCCGCGGCGTCGATCTGTTTGACTGTGTGATGCCCACGCGTAATGGGCGCAATGGGTTTGCGTTCACCGATGAAGGCCCTTTGAAGCTTCGTAATGCCGTCCATCGCGACGATCCGCGGCCCTTGGAGGCTAACTGTCCCTGTCCCGCGTGCCGTCACAGCCGAGCCTATTTGCGGCATCTTTTTGTCGCCGGCGAAATGTTGGGGCCGATCCTGCTGACCCTGCATAACCTGACCTACTACCAGCGGATCATGCATCAGGCTCGCCAGGCAATCCTCGCCGGGACGTTCTCGGAACTGTTGCAGCGGCATCGGCAGTTGGCCGGTGCCGACAAGCCCGAGGCGGTATAA
- a CDS encoding aldo/keto reductase produces the protein MTDPLRRLGQTDIEVSPVAMGCWPIAGMTSLDVNDADSLKTLRAAVDAGVNFFDTAYCYGPHGESERLIAQALGQDRQRIVLATKGGAHWNDQGERIIDGRPETLQRELEESLQRLSSTYVDLLYLHAPDPNVPIAESAGMLRRLLEAGKTRSVGVSNCNLQQVQAFAAECPLTAVQPHYNMLQREIEQDLLPWCQQHNVSTVIYWPLMKGLLAGKLPRDHVFAPGDGRAKYPMFQGEEWRKNQDFVDQLRSIAAGIDKTVAQLVVAWTIHQPGISVALCGAKRAYQIEETAGAMGWTLDAETLRRIDQALQQRGTPYSRAAIPS, from the coding sequence GTGACTGATCCCCTTCGGCGACTGGGCCAAACCGATATCGAAGTCAGTCCCGTCGCGATGGGCTGCTGGCCGATCGCGGGCATGACCAGTCTGGACGTCAACGATGCCGACAGCCTGAAGACCCTACGGGCCGCCGTGGACGCCGGCGTCAACTTCTTTGACACCGCGTACTGCTATGGTCCGCACGGCGAAAGTGAACGGCTGATCGCGCAGGCATTGGGACAAGACCGCCAGCGGATCGTGCTGGCTACCAAAGGCGGCGCGCACTGGAACGACCAAGGTGAACGGATCATCGATGGACGTCCGGAAACCTTGCAACGCGAACTGGAAGAATCGCTGCAACGTCTAAGCTCCACCTACGTCGACCTGCTGTACCTGCACGCTCCCGATCCCAACGTGCCGATCGCCGAATCGGCCGGTATGCTGCGGCGGTTGCTCGAAGCCGGCAAGACCCGCAGCGTGGGCGTTTCCAATTGCAACCTGCAGCAGGTGCAAGCGTTTGCCGCGGAGTGCCCGCTGACGGCGGTCCAACCGCATTACAACATGTTGCAGCGAGAAATCGAGCAGGACCTCTTGCCCTGGTGCCAACAGCACAATGTGTCGACGGTGATCTACTGGCCTCTGATGAAGGGTCTGCTGGCGGGCAAACTGCCTCGCGACCACGTGTTTGCGCCCGGAGACGGACGCGCGAAGTATCCGATGTTCCAGGGCGAGGAATGGCGTAAGAACCAAGATTTTGTCGATCAACTGCGTTCCATCGCGGCAGGCATCGACAAAACCGTGGCCCAGTTGGTGGTGGCTTGGACGATTCATCAACCGGGCATCAGCGTCGCCCTGTGCGGCGCCAAGCGTGCCTACCAAATCGAAGAGACCGCCGGCGCGATGGGCTGGACGCTGGACGCCGAAACCCTGCGCCGGATCGATCAGGCCCTCCAGCAGCGCGGCACACCGTACTCTCGAGCCGCCATCCCCTCGTAG
- a CDS encoding class I SAM-dependent methyltransferase, which yields MSASNMPRSNSSPADPFFDVYDRDDPAYGLAPSAELAAYLQQCQPHGRALDLGAGAGRDTLELARAGLDVLAVDRSQRGLQLIVQRAQQAGVAERVSTQACDVRELQLPPDSFAVISATTVLDHIPMPAAETLWQQIVAGLKAEGAMYIEVHTTDDPGARSGAGALRDAPVSETAVHVVNHFPPNQLLRMAMGTPALRVLRYEERAEWDYTHGPEHLHAKAVLLASKSTQVPDWYGHPPAFTRRPS from the coding sequence GTGTCTGCTTCTAACATGCCGCGATCGAACTCGTCGCCCGCCGATCCGTTTTTTGATGTCTATGACCGCGACGATCCGGCCTATGGGCTAGCGCCCTCGGCGGAACTGGCCGCTTACCTGCAGCAATGTCAGCCGCACGGTCGCGCTTTGGATCTGGGCGCCGGGGCCGGACGCGATACTCTGGAACTGGCCCGCGCGGGCTTGGACGTGTTGGCCGTCGATCGCTCCCAACGCGGCCTGCAATTGATCGTCCAGCGAGCCCAGCAGGCTGGCGTCGCCGAGCGGGTGAGCACGCAGGCTTGCGACGTCCGCGAATTGCAACTGCCGCCCGACAGCTTTGCGGTGATCTCCGCCACCACCGTCCTGGACCATATCCCGATGCCGGCTGCTGAAACTTTGTGGCAGCAGATCGTGGCCGGATTAAAAGCCGAGGGAGCGATGTACATCGAGGTGCATACGACCGATGACCCGGGCGCCCGCAGCGGAGCGGGAGCCTTACGCGACGCGCCGGTCAGTGAAACGGCCGTGCATGTGGTCAACCATTTTCCGCCCAATCAATTGCTACGGATGGCCATGGGGACGCCGGCGCTGCGGGTGCTGCGATACGAAGAACGCGCCGAATGGGACTACACGCACGGCCCCGAACATCTGCACGCCAAAGCCGTCTTGTTGGCCAGCAAGTCAACGCAGGTGCCTGATTGGTACGGCCATCCGCCAGCCTTTACCCGCCGCCCCTCGTAG
- a CDS encoding NfeD family protein, producing the protein MLRIRCGWMLVMWALGLFVSASTFAQEEAAEATADAKRGYLLEVELPITAKGGETIVATLKSLADKSAQAGRRQVVILQLGTRDGKADGRGTELENSLRLARAIGSPELRSLRLVALLQGPVRGHAVLCVLACDQLIVTPDAQLGDAAIDESAFDETVAVMYESIAGRRGIFPQPLVRAMLDPDVELARVARVDGSQEFVSGEQLAEIRAEGQNLQEEQVSSSGQTVMLTSDAMRSARLASHRVSSAREAADALDIAQLVEPNAVEKMTVTTGTLIELNGNMTAAKIRRLEANLAAPQNQESSDAWIVAVDSPGGSLNDSMRLASTLSIVGDDGRVAAGWVENEALGDALLVAAACRPLYVHSEARLGGPGAQNLTSEQVRQLREAIEQIAGDARRPAALLEGLLDTELAVYRYTDTKTGRLRYATESQIAWEVEQQEGPAERWEKGARVDLSDGLTGAEAVELGLADGLATSLEEVTVAIGLESPPQRISDRPVIRAVEWLGNRPFLPMLLLLVAFMTFSMEISAPGLGIPGFISLVCFSLFFWMSFLAGTAEWLEVLAFSLGVICILIELFVVPGVGVFGLGGLMLLVGGVVLTSQTFVIPRNPYQYAKTAETLWMVIVACGGLVAGVVLLRLLLPNTKLFGHLHLATPDAEVVERREQIVDYQHLIGQTGTTITPLRPAGKARFGEEVLAVVSEGSAIADGEPIRVIEVHGNRIVVEAES; encoded by the coding sequence ATGTTGCGAATTCGATGCGGCTGGATGCTGGTCATGTGGGCGCTGGGACTGTTCGTCTCCGCGTCGACGTTTGCTCAGGAAGAGGCAGCGGAGGCCACCGCCGATGCCAAACGCGGCTACCTGCTGGAGGTAGAGCTGCCGATCACCGCCAAGGGCGGGGAAACGATCGTGGCGACGCTGAAATCGCTGGCCGATAAATCCGCTCAGGCTGGCCGGCGGCAAGTGGTCATCCTGCAGCTTGGCACGAGGGATGGCAAAGCCGACGGACGCGGTACGGAACTGGAAAACTCGCTGCGTTTGGCTCGGGCAATCGGCAGTCCCGAATTGCGCTCGCTGCGGTTGGTCGCCTTATTGCAGGGGCCGGTTCGCGGCCATGCGGTGCTGTGCGTGCTGGCTTGCGACCAATTGATCGTGACCCCCGACGCACAGTTAGGCGACGCCGCCATCGATGAATCCGCGTTTGATGAAACCGTGGCGGTGATGTACGAATCGATCGCCGGTCGGAGAGGGATTTTTCCGCAGCCACTGGTGCGAGCGATGTTGGACCCCGATGTGGAATTGGCTCGAGTGGCCCGCGTCGATGGCTCGCAGGAGTTTGTCAGTGGAGAGCAGTTGGCGGAGATTCGCGCCGAGGGCCAGAACTTGCAAGAGGAACAGGTTTCCAGCTCCGGCCAGACCGTGATGCTGACCAGCGATGCGATGCGTTCGGCACGGTTGGCCAGCCATCGGGTCAGCAGCGCTCGCGAAGCCGCCGATGCGCTCGATATCGCGCAGCTGGTCGAGCCCAATGCGGTCGAAAAAATGACCGTCACCACCGGCACGTTGATCGAATTAAATGGCAACATGACCGCGGCCAAAATCCGTCGCTTGGAAGCAAATCTGGCGGCGCCGCAAAACCAGGAGTCCAGCGACGCCTGGATCGTGGCCGTGGACAGCCCCGGCGGGTCGCTGAATGACAGCATGCGGCTGGCCAGTACGCTGTCGATTGTGGGAGACGATGGTCGCGTGGCTGCGGGCTGGGTCGAAAATGAAGCTCTGGGCGATGCGCTGCTGGTCGCCGCCGCCTGTCGTCCCCTGTACGTCCACAGCGAAGCTCGCTTGGGCGGTCCGGGGGCTCAGAATTTAACCTCCGAACAAGTCCGGCAACTGCGCGAAGCGATCGAACAAATCGCCGGCGATGCCCGTCGTCCGGCCGCATTGCTCGAAGGCTTGTTGGATACCGAACTGGCCGTCTATCGCTATACCGATACCAAGACCGGCCGCCTGCGATACGCCACCGAAAGCCAAATCGCGTGGGAGGTCGAACAACAGGAAGGTCCGGCCGAACGTTGGGAGAAGGGCGCTCGGGTGGATCTGTCGGACGGACTGACCGGCGCCGAAGCGGTGGAGCTGGGGCTGGCCGATGGGCTGGCGACCAGTCTGGAGGAGGTGACGGTGGCGATCGGTTTGGAGTCGCCGCCCCAGCGGATTTCAGATCGCCCGGTGATTCGTGCCGTCGAATGGTTGGGCAACCGGCCGTTTCTGCCCATGCTGTTGCTGCTGGTCGCCTTCATGACCTTCTCGATGGAAATCAGTGCGCCCGGATTGGGAATTCCCGGCTTCATCTCGCTGGTTTGTTTCTCGCTGTTCTTCTGGATGAGCTTCCTGGCCGGGACGGCGGAGTGGTTGGAGGTGCTGGCGTTCAGCCTGGGGGTCATTTGTATCCTGATCGAACTGTTCGTGGTGCCTGGGGTGGGCGTGTTTGGGCTGGGGGGGCTAATGCTGTTGGTCGGCGGCGTGGTGCTGACCAGCCAAACGTTTGTGATCCCCCGCAACCCGTATCAATATGCCAAAACGGCGGAGACCTTGTGGATGGTGATCGTGGCCTGCGGCGGATTGGTCGCCGGCGTCGTCCTGCTCCGCTTGCTATTGCCCAACACCAAATTGTTTGGGCATCTGCACCTGGCCACGCCCGATGCGGAGGTGGTCGAACGGCGAGAGCAGATCGTGGACTACCAGCACCTGATCGGCCAGACCGGAACGACGATCACGCCGCTGCGGCCGGCCGGCAAGGCCAGGTTTGGCGAAGAGGTATTGGCGGTCGTCAGCGAGGGCTCGGCGATCGCCGACGGGGAGCCGATCCGGGTGATCGAAGTCCACGGCAACCGCATCGTCGTGGAGGCCGAGTCGTAG
- a CDS encoding DNA-directed RNA polymerase subunit alpha C-terminal domain-containing protein codes for MADAEVLDLKDVVLANTSFGPQEIANIRSAIASDFVHFGELRDAVGQMEQDTDRSPATQTKLGVCQLLLGKFQKSRETLNSSDGGALAQFYLGRCAFELGEYDEAIKQYEAAQKAGYSEDDCKLAIAETKRYQRDLDGSMRILDDMFGPIEQTAEYQYQRAATVAAIGDKMPEAINHYERALQIDESHAGALFGLALENDRHGNDDEAVALYERAAAAFPTGVGVLINLGTIYEDRNQFDRAQVCYRRILECYPDHPRATLYMKDASALGNVLYDEETQRRNDRLAQVLNLPVANFELSVRSRNCLQKMGVETLGDLTRTSEGELLASKNFGETSLYEIREMLTSKGLSLGQFAHEKKAPDPPIDTSHMSPDEQALLDRPISDLNLSVRARKCMVRLGLNTIGELVRKTGDEMLECKNFGVTSLTEVREKLTDLGLKLRGD; via the coding sequence ATGGCCGATGCCGAAGTTCTCGATTTAAAAGATGTTGTACTCGCGAACACCTCTTTTGGTCCGCAGGAGATCGCCAACATCCGCTCGGCCATCGCTTCGGACTTCGTCCATTTCGGCGAGCTGCGCGATGCCGTTGGACAGATGGAGCAGGACACCGACCGCAGTCCGGCCACGCAGACCAAACTAGGTGTCTGCCAGCTGCTGCTGGGCAAGTTCCAAAAGTCCCGCGAAACGCTGAACAGCTCCGATGGTGGAGCCCTCGCACAGTTCTACCTGGGCCGCTGTGCGTTCGAGCTGGGCGAGTACGACGAAGCCATCAAACAGTACGAAGCCGCTCAGAAAGCCGGCTACAGCGAAGACGATTGCAAGCTGGCGATCGCCGAAACCAAGCGTTACCAGCGTGACCTGGACGGGTCGATGCGGATTCTGGACGACATGTTTGGACCCATCGAACAGACGGCCGAATACCAGTACCAGCGTGCTGCCACGGTGGCTGCGATCGGCGACAAAATGCCCGAAGCCATCAACCACTACGAACGCGCGCTGCAGATCGATGAATCGCACGCCGGTGCGTTGTTTGGTTTGGCGTTGGAAAACGATCGGCACGGCAACGATGACGAAGCGGTGGCTTTGTATGAACGTGCCGCCGCGGCCTTCCCCACCGGCGTCGGCGTGCTGATCAACTTGGGCACCATCTACGAAGATCGCAATCAGTTCGATCGCGCCCAGGTTTGCTACCGCCGTATCCTGGAGTGCTATCCGGATCATCCGCGTGCCACGTTGTACATGAAAGACGCTTCGGCGCTGGGCAACGTGCTGTACGACGAAGAGACCCAGCGTCGCAATGATCGCTTGGCTCAGGTCCTGAACCTGCCGGTTGCCAACTTTGAATTGTCCGTCCGCTCTCGCAATTGTCTGCAGAAGATGGGCGTCGAAACCCTGGGCGATCTGACTCGCACCTCCGAAGGCGAGCTGCTGGCCAGCAAGAACTTTGGCGAAACCAGCTTGTACGAAATCCGTGAGATGCTGACCAGCAAAGGCCTCTCGCTGGGACAGTTCGCTCACGAAAAGAAGGCTCCGGATCCACCCATCGACACCTCGCACATGTCGCCCGACGAGCAAGCTCTGCTCGATCGTCCGATCTCGGACCTGAATCTTTCGGTGCGAGCTCGCAAGTGCATGGTCCGTTTGGGGCTGAACACGATCGGCGAATTGGTCCGCAAGACCGGCGACGAAATGCTGGAGTGCAAAAACTTTGGCGTCACCAGTCTGACCGAAGTCCGCGAAAAGCTGACCGACTTGGGACTCAAGCTTCGCGGTGACTGA